From one Haloarcula sp. DT43 genomic stretch:
- a CDS encoding CbiX/SirB N-terminal domain-containing protein, with translation MDEALVIAAHGSHLNAESSTPTYDHADTIRATGAFAEVRESFWKEEPSFREALRTVDADEVYLVPLFISEGYFTEQVIPREFRLDDWDPELWDSDGTSATHATLSAADTGQTVHYCGPAGTHDAMSDVIVQRAESVTGDPDVGEGFGLAVVGHGTERNENSAKAIQYHADRIRERGRFDEVQSLFMDEDPKVDDVADYFESDDVVVVPLFIADGFHTQEDIPEDMGLTDDYRTGYDVPTTVEGHDIWYAGAVGTEPLMADVVLERAADAGADVSAAIAQVREETGGAKPATGD, from the coding sequence ATGGACGAAGCCCTCGTTATCGCGGCCCACGGCTCCCACCTGAACGCCGAGTCGAGTACGCCGACCTACGACCACGCGGACACCATCCGGGCGACCGGCGCGTTCGCCGAGGTCCGCGAGTCCTTCTGGAAGGAGGAACCGTCGTTCCGGGAGGCCCTGCGGACCGTCGACGCCGACGAGGTGTACCTGGTCCCGCTGTTCATCTCGGAGGGCTATTTCACCGAGCAGGTCATCCCCCGAGAGTTCCGTCTCGACGACTGGGATCCGGAGCTGTGGGACTCCGACGGGACGAGCGCCACGCACGCGACGCTTTCCGCCGCGGACACGGGCCAGACGGTCCACTACTGCGGCCCGGCGGGTACCCACGACGCGATGAGCGACGTCATCGTGCAGCGCGCCGAGTCCGTCACTGGCGACCCCGACGTGGGCGAGGGGTTCGGTCTCGCGGTCGTCGGCCACGGCACCGAGCGCAACGAGAACTCCGCGAAGGCCATCCAGTACCACGCCGACCGCATCCGCGAGCGGGGCCGCTTCGACGAGGTGCAGTCGCTGTTCATGGACGAGGACCCCAAGGTCGACGACGTGGCCGACTACTTCGAGAGCGACGACGTCGTCGTCGTCCCGCTGTTCATCGCCGACGGCTTCCACACCCAGGAGGACATTCCCGAGGACATGGGGCTGACCGACGACTACCGGACCGGCTACGACGTGCCGACCACCGTCGAGGGCCACGACATCTGGTACGCCGGCGCAGTCGGGACGGAGCCGCTGATGGCCGACGTGGTGCTCGAACGGGCCGCCGACGCGGGCGCGGACGTGAGCGCCGCCATCGCACAGGTACGCGAGGAGACCGGCGGCGCGAAGCCCGCGACCGGGGACTGA